GCAGATCGATCCCACGCGGCTCGCGGCGAGCGGCGTGACACCGGGCGACGTGATCATGGCGTTGCGCGGCGCCAACGCGCGTCTCGCCGCCGGTGAAATCGCGGTGCGCGACAGCGTGCTGCGCATCGACGTCGGCGCCCCGCTGGCCACGTCGCTCGATGTCGGCAGCGTGGTGGTGTCGGCTCGCGGTGGCCGTACGGTGTACCTGCGGAACGTGGCCGACGTGCGCGAGGATTTCGGCGAACGCACGAGCTATGTGTCGCATCGCGATGGGAGCGGCGCGTCGGAAGCGGCAGTGACCATCGCCGTCGCCAAGCGGAAGGGTGCCAACGCGACCGCCGTCACGCATGCCGTGATGCAGCGCGTAGATCAGGCCAAGGGCCGCCTCATTCCCGGCAGTGTCAAGCTGTCGGTGACGCGCGATTACGGTGAGACGGCCGGCGAAAAGGCACAGGAACTGATTCTGCACCTCATCATCGCCACGCTGAGTGTCACGGCCTTGATCTGGCTGTTCCTGGGCTGGCGCGAGGCGCTGGTGGTGCTGGTGGCCGTGCCGGTCACGCTCGCTCTCACACTGTTCGTGTACTACGCGCTGGGCTACACGCTCAATCGCATCACGCTGTTCGCGCTGATCTTCTCGATCGGGATTCTGGTGGACGACGCGATCGTGGTGGTGGAGAACATCTATCGTCACCTGGCGATGGGTGATCGCGACGCGGAGGCGGCCGCGATCGACGCCGTCGATGAAGTGGGCAACCCGACCATTCTCGCCACGTTTACCGTGATCGCGGCGATTCTGCCGATGGCGTTCGTGAGTGGCATGATGGGGCCGTACATGCGGCCGATTCCGATCGGTGCGTCGGTCGCCATGGTGGCCTCGCTCGCCGTGGCCTTCATCGTCACACCGTATCTCGCATATCGACTGCTGAAAGGGCACGTGAAGGCGGCGCATGTGCCGAGCGGTCATGCGAGTCCGGAGCACCCGCCCGAGGAGGGCGGCCAGGTGGACCGGATCTATCGGAAGATCATGGTGCCGCTCATGGAGCAACAGGGTCGCCGTCGCGCCTTCTACGCGGGCATCATGGCGCTGCTGCTGGTGAGCGTGAGTCTGGTCGGCTTCAAGGCGGTCCAGGTCAAGATGCTGCCGTTCGACAACAAGAGTGAATTCCAGGTCGTGCTCGACTTGCCCGAAGGCACCACACTCGAGACATCCAATGAAGCCGCGTCACGCATCGCGGCGTATCTGAGCACGGTGCCCGAGGTCGTGAGCACGCAGGTCTATGCCGGCACGGCGGCGCCATTCAACTTCAACGGCCTGGTGCGCCACTACTTCATGCGCAGCGGCGCCAACGTGGCCGATGTGCAGGTGAACCTGCTGCCGAAGGGCGAGCGCGACCGGCAGAGCCACGCGATCGCGGTGGCCGTACGCCCCGGTGTCGACAGTATCGCGCGACGGTACCAGGCGTCGGCGAAGGTGGCCGAAATTCCCCCGGGCCCGCCGGTGCTGTCCACGCTGGTGGCGGAAGTGTACGCCGGCGACGACTCCACACGCCTCGAGGCGGCGAAGGCGGTGAAGGAGGTGTTTGAAAAGACACCCGGTGTGGTGGACGTGGACTGGACCGTCGAGGCCCCGCAGGCCAAGCGCACCTTCCGCGTAGACCGCGTGCGGGCCGCCGAGTCGGGTGCGAGTGTGGAGCAGATCACGCAGACGTTGTATCTCGCACTCTCCGGCGCGCCCGCCGGTATCGCGAGTTCGCCCACGGCGCGCGAAGGCATCGCGATTGTGCCACGCCTGCCGCTCGACCAGCGCAGCAGCGTGGAAGCGCTGCTGTCGCTGCCCATCGCCACGATGCAGGGTCCGCAGCCGCTGGCGCGGTTTGTCACGGTCATCAACGGCACGCGGGACGGTTCACGCATTCGCAAGGACTTGCGGCCGGCCATCTACGTGACCGGCGACGTCGCGCGTGAGATCGAGAGTCCGGTATACGCGATTCTCGACATGAACCGCCAGCTCGATGCGATTCGCGTGAACGGGGCATCGGTGACGCGCTACAACGCGGTGCCGCCGGCCACGGTGAGCGAGACGGCGATCAAGTGGGATGGTGAGTGGCAGGTGACCATCGAGGTATTCCGCGATCTCGGTCTCGCCTTCGCGATCGTGCTGCTGCTGATCTACGTGCTGGTGGTGGGGTGGTTCCAGAGCTTCACGATTCCACTGGTGATCATGGCGCCGATTCCGCTCACGCTGATCGGCATTCTCCCGGGGCATGCGATCAGCGGCGCCTTCTTCACCGCGACCAGCATGATCGGCATGATCGCGCTGGCCGGCATCATCGTGCGGAACTCGATCCTGCTGGTGGACTTCATCCAGCTCGAAGAAGCCCGTGGGCGGTCACTGACCGACGCGGTGCTTGAAGCCGGCGCGGTGCGGTTCCGTCCAATCGCGCTCACGGCCGCCGCCGTGGTGG
This genomic window from Gemmatimonas sp. contains:
- a CDS encoding efflux RND transporter permease subunit yields the protein MSTPRALGISGRIAKAFLNSKLTPLVTVASLAVGVLGILATPREEEPQISVPMIDVISAMPGASPQEAENLLARPIEQRMMELPGVDHVYTMSGDGYAMVTVRFKVGEDQERSVTKVQAKLAGAMDQAPAGAMPPVIKAHSIDDVPVLALTLHGAGVDANTLREIAAHLEDEIRTVPEVTETFVTGGAPKQIRVQIDPTRLAASGVTPGDVIMALRGANARLAAGEIAVRDSVLRIDVGAPLATSLDVGSVVVSARGGRTVYLRNVADVREDFGERTSYVSHRDGSGASEAAVTIAVAKRKGANATAVTHAVMQRVDQAKGRLIPGSVKLSVTRDYGETAGEKAQELILHLIIATLSVTALIWLFLGWREALVVLVAVPVTLALTLFVYYALGYTLNRITLFALIFSIGILVDDAIVVVENIYRHLAMGDRDAEAAAIDAVDEVGNPTILATFTVIAAILPMAFVSGMMGPYMRPIPIGASVAMVASLAVAFIVTPYLAYRLLKGHVKAAHVPSGHASPEHPPEEGGQVDRIYRKIMVPLMEQQGRRRAFYAGIMALLLVSVSLVGFKAVQVKMLPFDNKSEFQVVLDLPEGTTLETSNEAASRIAAYLSTVPEVVSTQVYAGTAAPFNFNGLVRHYFMRSGANVADVQVNLLPKGERDRQSHAIAVAVRPGVDSIARRYQASAKVAEIPPGPPVLSTLVAEVYAGDDSTRLEAAKAVKEVFEKTPGVVDVDWTVEAPQAKRTFRVDRVRAAESGASVEQITQTLYLALSGAPAGIASSPTAREGIAIVPRLPLDQRSSVEALLSLPIATMQGPQPLARFVTVINGTRDGSRIRKDLRPAIYVTGDVAREIESPVYAILDMNRQLDAIRVNGASVTRYNAVPPATVSETAIKWDGEWQVTIEVFRDLGLAFAIVLLLIYVLVVGWFQSFTIPLVIMAPIPLTLIGILPGHAISGAFFTATSMIGMIALAGIIVRNSILLVDFIQLEEARGRSLTDAVLEAGAVRFRPIALTAAAVVVGGLVMVLDPIFQGLAVALMSGAIVATLLTMVVVPLLYWQLNRSNTHV